The Sporocytophaga myxococcoides genome includes a window with the following:
- a CDS encoding glycosyltransferase family 2 protein encodes MVKVSVLMAAYNSAKFIGEAIESILTQSFKSFELIIVNDGSTDLTEGVIQRYLHDERIRYHKNDHNKGLVYTRNRLLELASAEYIAIMDSDDIAHQERLLRQYKYLLNNPSVGIVGSWVQPVDENGQLIGMPWCSYDNPEGVYCSLLFQNFFANSSVLMKKASIPKEGYREEYPPAEDFDLWSRMLKQTKGYNLPETLVYYRIHNDNTSLVNECLTRSNAQKVIKNQLAELGIFPDQSGLELHMAIAKFEPNEIKENRIFEIKTWLEYLYETNKVVRKYDDNAFLNVLGKYWFRVCETRKAPSLGTYFKSGILRSKYDPGFKNYFKFLIKEIKMLKWR; translated from the coding sequence TTGATAATTGTAAATGACGGTTCTACAGATTTAACAGAAGGCGTCATTCAAAGATATTTACATGATGAACGTATAAGATACCATAAAAATGATCATAATAAGGGCTTGGTTTATACCAGAAACAGACTGCTTGAATTAGCCTCTGCAGAATACATTGCAATAATGGACAGTGATGATATTGCTCATCAGGAAAGACTCTTAAGGCAATATAAATATTTATTAAATAATCCTTCTGTTGGTATAGTTGGATCCTGGGTTCAACCTGTTGATGAGAATGGACAGCTAATAGGTATGCCCTGGTGTTCTTATGATAACCCTGAAGGTGTTTATTGCTCATTATTATTCCAAAATTTCTTTGCAAATTCTTCGGTTCTAATGAAGAAAGCTTCTATACCAAAGGAAGGATATAGGGAAGAATATCCTCCAGCAGAAGATTTTGACTTGTGGTCAAGAATGCTAAAGCAAACTAAAGGATACAACTTACCTGAAACGTTAGTTTACTACAGGATTCATAATGACAACACTTCACTTGTTAATGAATGCCTCACAAGGTCCAATGCTCAAAAGGTAATTAAAAATCAATTGGCTGAGCTGGGCATTTTTCCAGATCAGAGCGGGCTAGAACTACATATGGCTATTGCAAAGTTTGAACCTAATGAAATAAAAGAAAATAGAATATTTGAAATAAAGACCTGGTTGGAATACTTATATGAAACCAATAAGGTTGTTAGGAAATATGATGATAATGCTTTTTTAAATGTACTTGGTAAATATTGGTTTAGGGTTTGTGAGACCAGAAAAGCCCCATCCCTTGGTACCTATTTTAAATCAGGGATTTTAAGGTCCAAATATGACCCAGGATTTAAGAACTATTTCAAATTTCTAATTAAAGAAATAAAAATGTTGAAGTGGAGATGA
- a CDS encoding glycosyltransferase family 2 protein gives MNNPVISVIIPCFNYGQYLTEAVESVLIQSETNWECIIVNDGSTDLTEEIAIHLTEIDQRIKYFAQTNKGPSAARNLGLSKASGKYIQFLDADDILSKDKLRHHADILNKHEEIDLVYGDVKVFHTSIKENGVRDFKYFTRQLSGNKMTIIKELVMDSMFLINTAFFRKSLLEKAGDFHNYITRHEDWHLWLRCAMKGAYYYYDSKESGRVWVRAHEDSLTGDRKKMWEEKIKARKDLNVFVETNKNDIDSTLKEYFERKNTYLLLVDSYKCELLYGSLITGFYLCFKSILISGKAYHHLYEALHWVKERYQRTA, from the coding sequence ATGAATAACCCTGTTATATCAGTAATAATTCCTTGCTTCAACTACGGTCAATATCTGACGGAAGCAGTAGAATCTGTCTTGATACAGTCAGAAACGAATTGGGAGTGCATAATTGTAAATGATGGGTCTACAGATTTAACAGAGGAGATCGCGATACATTTAACTGAAATTGATCAAAGGATAAAATATTTTGCTCAGACTAATAAGGGGCCGTCAGCCGCTAGAAATTTGGGTTTATCAAAGGCTTCTGGAAAGTATATTCAGTTTCTTGATGCGGATGATATATTAAGTAAGGATAAATTGAGACATCATGCAGATATTTTAAATAAGCATGAGGAAATAGACTTGGTCTATGGAGATGTAAAAGTCTTTCATACATCTATAAAAGAGAATGGTGTAAGGGATTTTAAATACTTTACCAGACAACTAAGTGGGAATAAAATGACCATAATTAAAGAGCTTGTTATGGATTCAATGTTTTTGATCAATACAGCTTTTTTTAGAAAATCACTACTTGAAAAAGCTGGTGATTTTCATAATTATATAACCAGACACGAAGACTGGCATTTATGGCTACGTTGTGCAATGAAAGGAGCTTATTATTATTACGACAGCAAAGAGTCTGGTAGGGTTTGGGTAAGGGCACATGAAGATAGCCTAACTGGAGATAGAAAGAAAATGTGGGAGGAGAAGATAAAAGCTCGCAAAGATTTGAATGTTTTTGTTGAAACGAACAAGAATGATATAGATTCGACACTAAAGGAATATTTTGAAAGAAAAAATACTTATTTACTTCTAGTTGACTCATATAAATGTGAGCTTCTTTATGGAAGTCTGATTACTGGATTTTATCTATGCTTCAAGTCCATATTGATTTCTGGAAAAGCTTATCACCATCTGTATGAAGCTTTACACTGGGTTAAAGAAAGGTATCAAAGAACAGCATGA